ACGAGGGCCTGACCATGGCCGACCTCAAGGGCACCCTGGACCACATGGTCCAGTCGCTGTTCGGTGAGGGCATGAAGACCCGGCTGCGGCCGAACTTCTTCCCGTTCACCGAGCCGTCCGCCGAGATGGACATGCTCTGCTACGTGTGCAAGGGCGCGTCCGTCGGCAACCCCGACCGCTCCTGCCGGACCTGCTCCAGCGAGGGATGGATCGAGCTGGGCGGCTGCGGCATGGTCAACCCGCGGGTGCTCATCGCCTGCGGCGTCGACCCGGAGAAGTACAGCGGATTCGCCTTCGGGTTCGGCATCGAGCGGATGCTGATGTTCCGCCACAACGTCGAAGACATGCGAGACATGGTCGAGGGTGACGTCCGGTTCACCCGGCCGTTCGGGATGGAGATCTGATGCGGGTCCCGCTTTCTTGGCTGCGGGAGTACGTCGACCTGCCGGCGACTCGGACCGGGCGCGACGTCCAGGCCAAGCTCATTTCCGCAGGTCTCGAGGTCGAGACCGTCGAGCAGCTCGGCGCCGACCTCAAGGGCCCGCTGGTCGTGGGCCAGGTGCTGACCATCGAGGAGCTGGAGGGCTTCAAGAAGCCGATCCGCTTCTGCACCGTCGACGTCGGCCAGGCCAACGGGACCGGTGAGCCCCAGGAGATCGTCTGCGGTGCCCGCAACTTCTCCGTCGGCGACAAGGTCGTCGTGGTGCTGCCGGGGGCCGTGCTGCCCGGCAACTTCGCGATCGCCGCGCGCAAGACGTACGGCAAGACGTCCCACGGCATGATCTGCTCCGGCGACGAGCTGGGCATGGGCGACGACGGTTCGCACGGCATCATCGTGCTGCCGCCGGAGACCGAGGTCGGCAAGGACGCCATCGAGCTCCTGGAACTGGTCGACGAGGTCCTGGACATCGCCGTCACCGCCAACCGCGGCGACTGCCTGTCCATCCGCGGCGTCGCCCGCGAGGCCGCCATCGCCTACGGCCTGCCGCTGAGCGACCCGGCCCTGATCGACGTCCCGGGCCCGAACGAGTTCGGCTACCCGGTCGAGGTCTCCGACCCCGCAGGCTGCGACCGCTTCACCGCCCGTACGGTCACCGGTCTGAGCCCCGAGGCGCGCTCCCCGATCTGGCTGCAGCGCCGCCTGCAGAAGGTCGGAATGCGCCCGATCTCGCTGGCCGTCGACGTCACCAACTACGTGATGATGGAGCTCGGCCAGCCGCTGCACGCCTACGACCGCAACCTGGTCCAGGGCACCATCGGCGTGCGCCGTGCCCAGGAGGGCGAGAAGCTCGTCACCCTGGACGGCGTCGAGCGCAAGCTGCACGCCGAGGACCTGGTGATCACCGACGAGCGTGGTCCCATCGGTCTCGCCGGTGTCATGGGCGGCGCCAACACCGAGATCGCCGACCACGACGACCTCGAGAACGCGACCTCCGACGTGGTCATCGAGGCCGCCCACTTCGACCAGGTCGCGATCGCGCGCACCGCCCGCCGCCACAAGCTGTCCTCCGAGGCGTCCCGCCGCTTCGAGCGCGGCGTCGACCCGCAGGCGGCCGCCGCCGCGGCGCAGCGCACCGCCGACCTGCTGGTGCTGCTCGCGGGCGGCACCGCCGAGGCCGGTGTCACCGAGGTCATCACGCCCTCCGGGCCGCACACCATCGCACTGCCGGCCGACCACCCGGACCAGGTCGCGGGCGTCGACTACGGCCGCGAGATCGTCGTACGGCGTCTGCAGGGGGTCGGCTGCGACGTGTACGGGCAGGACGAGCTGATCGTCACCGTGCCGTCCTGGCGGCCCGACCTCCTTGAGCCGAACGACCTGGCCGAGGAGGTCATCCGCCTCGAGGGTTACGAGAACCTGCCCTCCACGCTGCCCAAGCCGGAGCCGGGCCGCGGTCTGACGCACCGGCAGCGGCTGCACCGCCGCGCCGGCCGCGCCCTGGCAGGGGCCGGGTACGTCGAGGCGCCGAACTACCCGTTCGTCAGCGAGCAGGTCTTCGACCAGCTCGGCCTGGCGGCCGACGACCCGGCCCGCCGCGTCGTCAAGCTGGTCAACCCGCTCAACGACGAGGAGCCCGCGCTCCGTACGTCGCTGCTGCCGGGCCTGCTCGGCGCACTGCGCCGCAACAACGGCCGGGGCTCGCACGACCTCGCGCTGTTCGAGACCGGCCTGGTTTTCCACCCGCGTGAGGAGCAGTCCGCCGCCGGCCACCTGCCCGTCGACCGCAGACCGACCGACGAGGAGATCGCCGCGCTGAACGCCGTGCTGCCCGAGCAGCCGCGCCATGCCGCCGTGGTCCTCGCGGGCGCCCGCGAGCAGGGCGGCTGGTGGGGCGAGGGCCGCCCGGCCGACTGGGCCGACGCCATCGAGGCCGCGCGCCTTCTCGCCCGCGAGACCGGGGCCGAACTGATCGTCCGCAAGGGCCAGTACGGGCCCTGGCACCTCGGCCGTACGGCCGAGCTGGCGGTCGTCGTGGACGGCGCCGAGCGGGTCATCGGGTACGCCGGTGAGCTGCACCCCGGCGTTCTGAAGACCCTGGGCCTGCCCGCGCGCACCTGCGCGATGGAGCTGAACCTGGACGCCCTGGACCAGGCGGGCGACGGCACCCCGCAGGCGCCGAGCATCTCCTCGTTCCCGGTGGCCACCCAGGACGTCGCCCTGGTCGTCGACCAGGCGGTCCCGCACGCGGACGTCGAGGCCGCGCTGCGCGAGGGTGCGGGTGAACTCCTGGAGTCCATCCGGCTGTTCGACGTCTACGAGAACGCCGAGCAGCTCGGCGAGGACAAGAAGTCCCTGGCCTACGCGCTGCGCTTCCGCGCTCCCGACCGCACGCTGACGGTCGACGAGGCGTCCGCGGCCCGCGACGCCGCCGTCGCGCTGGCGGCCGAGCGCACCGAGGCGGTGCTGCGCGGAGCGTAGTCCGCGGACGGCTGCGAGCCACCCTGAGGGGTACATCCGGAAGTCCGGATGTACCCCTCACCCGTTCGAGTGACAAGTCCGGGCGATCTGGCCCGATCGGGGCATGCGGTCGACAGAATCGGACCGGCCTCATGGAAGCCGTCTGCGCTGTCAGGGCCTATTGGGGGGCCAATCGGCATGATCCGTATCAAGGCTGGGGCTCCCCGCAGGGCAACGCCCCCGACGCATTCGCGGGCGCTGGCCCGAGCGGGCCTCGGACCGCGGGGCCGGGGCGGCCGTCTGCGAGCCGGGCTCACCCGGGCGGTGCGCGGACCGCGGCCCCGGCTGATCCGCGCACGAGTCCCGCGTTCTGGCCTCGACCGGGCGGTGCGCCGGGCCGAGCGGCGGCCGTTGCGCCGGGCGCTGAGCCTCGGGCTGCCCACCTTCTGGGGCGCGATGGCGATCACGTACAAGATGACCTGTCCGCTCGCGCAGCAGAACGGGATGAGCGCCCGGATCGCCACCAGCGCCGTCTTCTTCGCCGCCGGTACGGGCCTGATGCTGCACATGAGAAGGGTGCTCCTGCGGGAGGTGAGGCAGCTCCGCAAGGTCGCGGGCGCGGCCCAGAACGTACTGCTGAGACCGCTGCCTCCGCGCATCGACGGGCTGAACATCGCCGCGGCCCAGCTGTCGGCGGACCGGGGCGCGAGCCTCGGCGGTGACCTGTACGAGGTGATCGCCACCGAGCACGGCGTACGGATCGTCATGGGCGACGTCCGCGGGCACGGAATCGGCGCCATCGGGACCGTCGCCGCCGTCCTCGGCAGCTTCCGCGAGGCCGTGCATGACGAGCCCGAACTCGGCAGCGTCCTCAGACGCCTCGAACGCGCGCTGGCCCGGCATCTGCGCGAGCGGGCCCGCGCCGAGCACCCCTCGGCGGGGCTCGATCCGGACAGCGCGGTCGCCGAGGAGTTCGTCACCGTGCTGCTGCTGGAGATCCGCCGCGACGGCGAGGTCTACGCCCTCAACTGCGGTCACCCGTGGCCGTATCTGCTGCGCGGCCATGTCGAACCGGCCGGCGGCGATGAACCGGCCGTCGCGTGCGGCCATGTCGAGCGGCTGGCGGGCGGGGAACCCCTGCCCCCGCTGGGGCCGTTCCCGCTCCCGGCTGAGCTGACCGCCGTGCACTGCGGTCAACTGCTGCCCGGCGAGGGGCTCTTCCTGCACACCGACGGAGTGGAGGACGCGCGCGACGTACACGGCCGGTTCTTCCCGCTGCCGGCCGTGCTCACCGAAGCCGTCCGTGTCCAGCCCGTCTCACCCCCGTCCGTCCTGCGCGCCGTCCTCACCCAAGTCCTGCGCCACACCGGCGGGATGCCCGCCGACGACGTCGCGCTGCTCGTCCTGCGCAACGACCGCCGACGCGTCCCCGTACAGCACGGCGCCTCCGTCGCGCACCGGGTGACGTGAAGGAACGACCTGGCGCCGTCCGCCCGGCCGCGGAGTGTCGGGCAGGCGGCCGGGCGGACGGCGCGGAGCCGGGCCGCCGCACTGTACGAGGGGGAGCCGGCGGCCCGGTCCGGCCTCTTGCGAGGCATTTCAGTCAACCGGCCGGAAACGCTCTGCGACAGCGCACGTACTGCGCGGATGCGGGCACTCGCTTCACACCCCGTGTGAAACGGGACGCACTAGTCTGACGGCACCGAGCCACCCGGGGGGCCTTCATGCAGCCCAACACTCTGCTCGACGCGATTCTCGACGAGGCCGGCATCTCGCACGCGGGACTCGCCGCCCATGTCAACCAGGCGGGGAGAGCGCGCGGTCTCGCGCTCAGATACGAACACACCGCCGTGGCACGCTGGTTGAAGGGGCAGCGGCCGCGCGGCCAGGTGCCCGACCTGATCTGCGAGGTGCTCGCAAGCCGACTGCACCGGCCCGTCACGCTCGACGACATCGGCCTCGGCGTGCCCGGCGAGCCGTCCGCCCCGCACGGCACCTCGCTCTCCGGCTTCGTCGAACGCGCCACCGCCCTGTGGCGATCCGACGAGCAGCAGCGCCCGCACATCCTCGGCGCACCCGCCGTCACCGGAACGCCCGCCGTGATGCCCGTGTGGGAGTGGGAGAACCCGCCCGAGGACGTGGACGTCTCCCGCGGCGGACGCCACAACGTCAGCATGGCCGACATAGAGATGCTGCGCGCGGCCCGCGCCCACTACGAGCAGATGTACCGCAAGGCGGGCGGCATCGCGACCCGCACCCGCATAGTCGGCTTCCTCAACTCGGAGACCGCGCCCCTGCTGCGCGGCAGCTACACCGACGCCACCGGCCGCCAACTCCACCGCGCGACCGGCGGACTGGTCGCCATCGCGGGCATCTGCGCGTACGACTCCGACGCGCACGGACTCGCCCAGCGCTACTTCCACCAGGCGCTGCGCCTGGCGAAGGCCAGCGGCGACAGGGGACTTGGGGCCTACGTCATCGCCCTGCTCGTCAACCAGGCGCTGTTCATGCGCGAGTACCGGCAGGCCGTCGCCTTCGCCGAGGCCGCGCTGCGCGCCGCCGGACGGCACATCACTCCGGCGCTCGCCTCCGACCTCTTCGCGATGCAGGCCAAGGCGTACGCACACCTCGGCGACGGCAGCAGCGCGCTGTCCTGCATCCGGCGTGCCGAACAGGCAGCCGAGCGCATCCGGCGCGGTTACGAGCCCGACGAGACCGGCTATGTCCAGCCGGGCCTGGTCAACGTTCAGGTGGCGGAGGCGCTGCTCAGCCTCGGCGACCTCGTCGCGGCGGGCGAGCACGCCGTGGCCGCCGTCGACAACCCGGCCCACGACCGGGGACGCGTGCACCGGCTCGCCATGCTCAGCCAGATCGAGCTGCGCCAGGGCAATGCCGACAAAGCGGTGGCCACCGCGGTCCAAATGGCCGAGCAGGCACGGGGAATGGAGTCCCAGCGACTGCGCGACAGACTGCGCGCGGTGCGCGAATACCTGGTGCGCAGCGACTGCGCGGGCACGGCCGAGGCCGCCGAACTCATCGACGGAGCATTGCGCGTACCGCTCTAGGAGACGCTCCTGCTGCCATATTGCCATCTACTCGGCGGAAGGTGGCAGAACCGTGCAGTGGACGAAACAGAACGAACAAACTGTGTATGCAAACCGCTGGTTCAGCGTCAATCTCGCAGATGTGGAGCTGCCGGACGGTCGGCACCTCGATCACTTCTTGATACGGCTGCGGCCCGTTGCCGTGGCCACGGTGGTGAATGAGGCCAATGAGGTGCTGCTCCTGTGGCGGCACCGCTTCATCACCGACAGCTGGGGATGGGAACTCGCGGCGGGCGTCGTCGATGACGGCGAGGACATCACCGTCGCGGCCGCCCGCGAACTGGAGGAGGAGACCGGCTGGCGGCCGGGACCCCTACGGCATCTGATGAGCGTCGAGCCCTCCAACGGACTCACCGACGCCCGGCACCACATCTACTGGGCCGACGAAGGCACGTACATCGGACACCCCGTGGACGACTTCGAGTCCGATCGCCGGGAATGGGTTCCCTTGAAACTCGTCCCCGACATGGTCGCCCGCGGCGAGGTCCCGGCCGCCAACATGGCTGCCGCACTGCTCCTTCTGCACCATCTCAGGCTCGGGCCGGACGCGTTGCCCTGATCCGTTCCCCCACAGCGTCCTGGGGTCTAGTGGCCCAGAGTCTGCCAGACCGCCACGGCCAGCGCGCCCACGGCCGCGACGACCGCGAGGGTGGGCAGGGGCCAGCGGGTGTGTTCAAGGGCGACGACCCGTGCGCTCAGGTCGTTGAGATCCTTGGCGGTCTGTTCGTCGCGCTGAGTGAGCAGCGCCAGTCCTCCCTCGATGCGAGTAAGCCCCACTTCGAGGGACCGGCGTAACTCTGCGAGTTCCCCTGGGACCACGGGATGCTCGGGGTCGGCGGTCACGAGTCCGCTCCTTTCCGTAGTCGTCACATCCCTTACATGCGCACGGAAAGTCAACCGGCCTGCTGGACGCGTGGGGAGCGTGTGCGAGGGGCATATGCGGGCCCGGCGCACACACGGTGTGTGAATGGCGTGGGCCCGGCACCTGCGACAGGTGCCGGGCCCACGCAAGCCCCAGGCTCACGATCCGTAGTCATCCACGGCTGTCGTCAGTCAAGCCGCAGCTGTCATCGGCCATTGCCGTGGGTGATTATCAGCCAGAGCCGTGGGTGACGGTCAGTCGTAGGTGTAGAAGCCCGAGCCCGTCTTACGGCCCAGCCGGCCCGCGTCCACCATGCGCTGGAGCAGCGGGGGAGCGGCGTACAGCGGCTCCTTGAACTCCTCGTACATGCTGTACGCGACCGAGGCCACCGTGTCGAGGCCGATCAGGTCGGACAGCTTGAGCGGACCCATCGGGTGGGCGCAGCCCATCTCCATGCCGTTGTCGATGTCCTCGCGGCTCGCGATGCCCGACTCGAACATCCGGATCGCGGAGAGGAGATACGGGATCAGCAGCGCGTTGACCACGAAGCCCGAGCGGTCCTGGGCGCGGATGGCGTGCTTGCCGAGCGCCTTCTCGGCGAACAGCTGGGCGCGGCTGAGGGTGCCCTCGGAGGTGGTGAGGGCCGGGATCAGCTCGACCAGCTTCTGCACCGGGGCCGGGTTGAAGAAGTGGATGCCGATCACCTGGTCGGGACGCGACGTGGCGACCGCCAGCTTCACCAGCGGGATCGAGGAGGTGTTGGAGGCGAGGATCGCGTCCTGCCGGGTCACCACCTGGTCGAGCACCTGGAAGATCTCGGTCTTCACCTGCTCGTTCTCGACGACGGCCTCGATCACCAGGTCGCGGTCGGCGAACTCGCCGAGGTCCGTGGTGAAGTTCAGCCGGTCCTGGGTGGCCGTGAGCTCCTCCTCGGAGATCTTGCCGCGCTCGGCCGCCTTGGAGAGCGAGTTGAAGAGCCGGGTACGGCCGATCTCCAGGGCCTCGCCAGTGGTCTCGGCGACCATGACGTCCAGACCGGCGCGGGCGCACACCTCGGCAATGCCCGCTCCCATCTGGCCGCAGCCCACCACTCCGACGCGTTCGATGTCGGTCACATCGTCCCCTTCGCTGATCTACGGACCTGGCAGGAGCCCCGTTGTTCGGTGCCTGCTTGCACGTTACTCCGAAGTATCGATGATCGATCGTGCGGGTCCGGAATGCCGGGCGCGGAGACGGTCCATGAGGACGTGGATCCGGTGCGTAGGTCGCGCAGGGGGCGGAAAAGGGGAGGGTGTCGCGCGAGTGTTCGCGGTGAGCGTGAGGGCGACGCGGTCGGGGTTCGCGACAGCGGGGGCGGCTGCCCGGGTCGCGACGGACCGCATCGGTGCGACGGCACGGGCCGTCGCCGACCACTACCAGCGGCCGGCGAACCCTCCGCGCTGTGTTACTTGTTCTTCTGGTTCTGGTGGCGGATTTCGGTATCGGGGCCCGGTGAGCACACTCCCTCGTGCCCGTCCTCGAACTTCACGCGGTACGGCGGAGTGCCTTCCGCTCCCATGACCTCGGTGATCTTCCCGACCTTGTCGTGCTGCCCGACAACCCTGCCGTGCTGCACAAGCTGGTCGCCCACGGTTGCGCGCATCTGAACGGTCTCCTCGTCATCTGCGGGAGTAGCGGTTCGTGGCCGCAAGTTTACGGCTGGTGGCGCCGGTTGGCCCGGCCCGTGCGTGCCGGTCAGCCCCGCGCCCGCTGGGTGAGCGCGATGCAGACCAGTACGGCCGCGGCCGTCAGGGGTGCGGCCGGTGTGAGCTGCTCGCCAAGAAGCAGTACCGACCACACCAGTGTGAGCAGTGGCTGAGCAAGCTGCAACTGGCTGGCCTTGGGAATCCCGATCGACGCCATGCCGCGATACCAGACGACCAGACCGAGGAACTGCGACCCTGCCGCCACCCACAGCAGCCCCGTCACGCTGTGCGCCGTCAGCCGCACCGGCTCGTACGACAGTGCGAGGAGCGCGCCCGGCACAGCCGGCGGAAGACACAGGACCAGCGCCCAGCCGATGACCTGCCAGCCCGGCATGACCCGCGCCAGCCGGCCGCCCTCCGTATAACCCGCCGCGCAGATCAGCAGCGCCCCGAAGAGATACGCGTCCGCGCCGGTCAGCGCGCCACCGCTCTGCTGAACGGTGAACGCGATCACCGCGGCCGCGCCCGTGAGGGCCGCGAACCAGAACATCCGCGAGGGCCGCGCCCCGGTGCGCAGCGCCGACAGCAGCGCGGTCGTCAGCGGCAGCAGTCCGACGACCACGGCCGCGTGGGCGGTGGTCGACGTCTGCAGCGCGAGCGTCGTCAGCAGCGGGAAGCCGAGCACGACCCCGGCCGCGACGACGGCGAGCCCCGCCCAGTGCCGGCGTCCCGGTACGGGAACGCGCAGCGCCAGCAGACAGCCGCCCGCGATCACCGCCGCGAGGACGCTGCGCACGGCCACCAGGGACCAGGGGCCGAAGCCCTCCAGGCCCCAGGCCGTCGCCGGGAAGGTGAGGGAGAAGGCGGTGACACCGAGGGCGGCCTGCAGGGTGCCGGAGCGGCGGTCCGCCGACGTACCCCGTGTGGGTGCGCTCACCGCTATCTCGGTCGGGGCGATAGCGCTACTCTGTGTTCTCATGCATGAGCGTAGCAGTGTGGGACATCTGGCGAATCAGCTGCGTCGGGAGCTGAATCGCTACTCACCAGGTGGAAAGCTGCCGTCGAGCCGAGCGCTCGTCGAGCGGTTCCGGGTGAGCCCGGTGACCGTGTCACGGGCGCTGGCGCAGCTCGCCGCCGAGGGGCTGGTGGTCACCCGGCCCGGCGCCGGCGCGTTCCGGGCACAGCCGCGCACGGGCGCCGCGCCCGTCGGGGACACCTCCTGGCAGGAGGTCGCGCTCAGCGCGGACGCCGCCACCGAACTCGTACCGCGCACGGTGGACGCGTCCGGCGTTCTCGTCTCGCTCGCCGCCCCGCCGCCCGGCGTCATCGAGTTCAACGGCGGCTATCTGCACCCGTCGCTCCAGCCGGAGCGGGCGATGGGCGCGGCCCTGTCCCGGGCCGGGCGCCGCCCGGGTGCCTGGTCCCGGCCGCCCATGGAGGGGCTCCCGGAACTGCGCGAGTGGTTCGCGCGGGGGATCGGCGGCGCGGTCACCGCCGCCGAGGTGCTGATCACGGCGGGCGGCCAGTCCGGGCTGACCACCGCGCTGAGGGCGCTCGCCCCGCCGGGTGCGCCGGTGCTGGTCGAGTCGCCCACCTACCCCGGCATGCTGGCGATCGCCCGCGCGGCCGGGCTCAGGCCGGTACCCGTGCCGGTCGACGCGGACGGGGTGAAACCCGCGCTGCTCGCCGACGCCTTCAAGGCGACCGGTGCCCGGGTCTTCGTCTGCCAGCCGCTGTTCCAGAACCCGACCGGCGCCGTGCTGGCCCCCGAGCGGCGGGGCGAGGTGCTGCGCATCGCGCGCGATGCCGGGGCGTTCGTCGTCGAGGACGACTTCGTACGCCGTCTCGTGCACGAGGACGCGGGGCCGCTGCCGCGGCCGCTGGCGGCCGAGGACCCCGACGGAGTCGTCGTGCACGTCGGCTCGCTGACCAAGGCGACCTCGCCGAGCTTCCGGGTGAGCGCACTGGCCGCGCGGGGGCCGGTACTTGAGCGGCTGCGCGCCATCCAGGTCGTCGACACCTTCTTCGTGCCGCGCCCGCTGCAGGAGGCCGCGCTCGAACTCGTCGGCTCGCCTGCCTGGCCCCGCCATCTCCGTTCCGTGTCCGCCGAGTTGAGAACCCGTCGGGACACAATGACCACCGCGCTCCGCCTGACCCTCCCCGAACTCGCCCTCCCGCGCATCCCGTTGGGCGGCTACCACCTCTGGCTCCGCCTCCCCGACGGCACGGACGAGTCCGCCCTGGTGGCCGCCGCCCTCCGCGCAGGCGTAGCGGTCACCCCCGGCCGCCCCTACTTCAGCGCGGAGCCCCCGGCCGCGCACCTCCGGTTGAGCTTCGCGGCGGCGGCGGGGACGGAGGAGATCAAGGAGGGGGTAAGGAGACTGAGGGCGGCATACCAGGGGCTCAGCCCGTCCGGCGTTTGAGGACGAGCGCGAAGCGCGACAAGGGGGGTCTGGGGGCGGAGCCCCCCAGGTACGGGACGGGTAGGGGCGGAGGGGCGAAAACCGCCCATGACGCCCGCGGAACCGTGCGGCACCCGCCTAAGCAAGCCCACAGAGACCCCGCAGATACCCTGCGTAACCCCTCTTGACCTGAGGTGTCCCGCGTTCCACGATCTCCGCATGCATCGGGTCACTTTCGTAGCCGCCGCACGCAGCTCCTCGCTGCTGGCGGAACGCTTCGAGGACGACCGGCCACTGGACCAGGCCGGCTGGGACGAAGTGCAGCGCGCCGCCCCCGAGCTGGTGTCGCTGGCGGTGGCCGAGCTGCGCTACTGCTCACCGACGCCCCGCAGCCGGGCCACCGGCGACGCCCTGGGCTACGCGCCGCTCGTGCAGCCGGCCCTGCGCGACTGCGACATGGGCCGCTGGCGCGGCTTCACCCTGGGCGAGGCGATGGCCCGCGAACCCGCGGCCGTGGACGCCTGGCTCGCCGACCCGCGCTCCACGCCGCACGGCGGCGAATCGCTGCTGACCTTCATCGCTCGCGTCGGCGCCTGGCTCGACACCCGGCCCTCCGACGACGGCGGGCGGATCGTCGCCGTGGCCGAACCCTCGGTGATCCGGGCCGCCCTGGTCTACGCCCTGATGGCACCGCCCACGTCATACTGGAACATCGATGTACGTCCCCTGTCGACGACCACCGTCACGGGCCGCGCGGGCCGCTGGAACCTGCGCTTCGACGGAGCGTTCTCTCAGTCCACGCGCGCGTAGTCGGTGCTGAGCACCAGGTCCTTCGCGGGCCCCCGCACGCGCCACACGGTCCGCCAGTGGTTCTCGTCCCGGACGGTGAACTCACCCCGGTAGAGGTCCGCCGCGCACGGATGGTCGGCGACGTACCGCCCGGTGGTCAGGTCCAGGTCGTGGAAGGGGCGCCCGTCCGCGAACCGCACGTCCACCGTGCCGCGCAGCCGGCCCGGCAGGAAGCGCAGGGTCCGCTCGGCGGGGCGGGAGACGCCCCGCCAGACGAACGTGCCGGACTCCCGGTGCAGCAGGCCGCCTCCGTCGAGGTGACCGAACATCGTGGTTCCTTCGAAGCGGCCCTCGTCGCCGCTCGCCAGATCCCGCACCGACCGCTTCACGCGCCAGCTCCCGGCCAGGTACGCCAGCACATCGGGCACTGGCCAGAACTCGCCCATCCCGTGCCGTCCTCCGTCACTTCCGTTGCTGCGCGACCCATTGACGTCTCTCAGCCCTCTCCCCATCTTGCCGTTCGAACTGATGATCGGCGTCCCTGAGGATCAAGCGGGGCTGTCCCCTGCCGTGGGCTGCTGTCCGACCGGCAGCAGCCCACGCTCGGCGAAGACCTTCTTCGCGGCGAACGTGGCGTTGAGTGCCTTGGGCATGCCGCAGTACACGGCGGAGTGCAGCAGGGCCTCGACGATCTCCTCAGGTGAAAGGCCCACGTTCAGGGCCGCGTTGACGTGCACGTCGAGCTGGGCCTCGCAGCCGCCGAGGGCGGTGAGTATGCCGAGCGTCACCAACTGGCGGTCGCGCGGGGCGAGTCCGGGCCGGTCGTAGATGTCGCCGAAGGCCCAGGCGACGACCTGGTGGCCGAGTTCGGGGTTGATGTCCGAGAGCGCGTCGACGACCCGCTGACCGGCCTGGCCGTCCACGCGGTTGAGGACCTCCAGACCGTGCTTGAAGCGCTCTTCGCGGGTGGTGGAGCCGCTCACCGAGAGCGTCGGCTCCTGCGGGAAAGGCTGTTTTTCGGTCATGACAAGCACGCTAGGACCTGGAGCGCACTCCAGGTCAAGCCCACGGGGCGATCACCGGGCGCATGATCGCCGACTGATTCGGGCGCCGCCCTCGGGGCTACGGCCGGCGGCGGGGCTTGCCGCGCTTGGCGCCGCCCTTGGAGCCCGCGGAGCCGCCGCCGCGTGGGCTCTTGCCGGTGGCGGGCTTCCGCCGGGCGCCGCTGCCTGGGTCGGAGCGCTTGGGTGCGGCCTTGGGCTTCGGCTGGGCTGCGGCCGGAGTGCGGCCGCGTGAGCTGTTGACGGTCCGGCCGCGGACGATCCCGATGAAGTCCTCGACCATGTCGGTCGTCTCGTCCTGCGGCCAGGACAGCGCGACGCGCGACTCGGGGGCGTCGGTCACCGGCCGGTACGTGAGGTCCTTGCGGTGATGCAGACGGGCCAGCGACTGCGGGACGACGAGGACGCCGATGCCCGCCGCCACCAGTTCGACGGCGTCCGCCGTGGTGGCGGGACGCTCGATCGCGGGCCGCCCGGGCAGCCGCTCCCAGTCGAGGGTGTCGTCGAGGGGGTGCAGCACGATGTCGTCGGCGAGGTCCTCCGTGGAGACCTCGTCGACCGCCGCCACGATGTGGTCCTTCGGGACCACGACCACCGTCGTCTCGGTGTAGAGCGGGATCGCGCTGAGGTCGGTCCGGTCGACCGGCAGCCGCACGAAGCCCGCGTCGGCGCCACCGTCGCGCAGCAGGCCGAACGCCTCGGCGGTGGACACCGGGACCAGGGTCAGCGGGATGTCGGGAAGCCGTTCGTTCCAGATCCG
This genomic interval from Streptomyces dengpaensis contains the following:
- a CDS encoding DMT family transporter; this encodes MRTQSSAIAPTEIAVSAPTRGTSADRRSGTLQAALGVTAFSLTFPATAWGLEGFGPWSLVAVRSVLAAVIAGGCLLALRVPVPGRRHWAGLAVVAAGVVLGFPLLTTLALQTSTTAHAAVVVGLLPLTTALLSALRTGARPSRMFWFAALTGAAAVIAFTVQQSGGALTGADAYLFGALLICAAGYTEGGRLARVMPGWQVIGWALVLCLPPAVPGALLALSYEPVRLTAHSVTGLLWVAAGSQFLGLVVWYRGMASIGIPKASQLQLAQPLLTLVWSVLLLGEQLTPAAPLTAAAVLVCIALTQRARG
- a CDS encoding LysR family substrate-binding domain-containing protein, translated to MTGSEAPPSFRLAYVPGVTPAKWVRIWNERLPDIPLTLVPVSTAEAFGLLRDGGADAGFVRLPVDRTDLSAIPLYTETTVVVVPKDHIVAAVDEVSTEDLADDIVLHPLDDTLDWERLPGRPAIERPATTADAVELVAAGIGVLVVPQSLARLHHRKDLTYRPVTDAPESRVALSWPQDETTDMVEDFIGIVRGRTVNSSRGRTPAAAQPKPKAAPKRSDPGSGARRKPATGKSPRGGGSAGSKGGAKRGKPRRRP
- a CDS encoding PLP-dependent aminotransferase family protein gives rise to the protein MHERSSVGHLANQLRRELNRYSPGGKLPSSRALVERFRVSPVTVSRALAQLAAEGLVVTRPGAGAFRAQPRTGAAPVGDTSWQEVALSADAATELVPRTVDASGVLVSLAAPPPGVIEFNGGYLHPSLQPERAMGAALSRAGRRPGAWSRPPMEGLPELREWFARGIGGAVTAAEVLITAGGQSGLTTALRALAPPGAPVLVESPTYPGMLAIARAAGLRPVPVPVDADGVKPALLADAFKATGARVFVCQPLFQNPTGAVLAPERRGEVLRIARDAGAFVVEDDFVRRLVHEDAGPLPRPLAAEDPDGVVVHVGSLTKATSPSFRVSALAARGPVLERLRAIQVVDTFFVPRPLQEAALELVGSPAWPRHLRSVSAELRTRRDTMTTALRLTLPELALPRIPLGGYHLWLRLPDGTDESALVAAALRAGVAVTPGRPYFSAEPPAAHLRLSFAAAAGTEEIKEGVRRLRAAYQGLSPSGV
- a CDS encoding histidine phosphatase family protein, with amino-acid sequence MHRVTFVAAARSSSLLAERFEDDRPLDQAGWDEVQRAAPELVSLAVAELRYCSPTPRSRATGDALGYAPLVQPALRDCDMGRWRGFTLGEAMAREPAAVDAWLADPRSTPHGGESLLTFIARVGAWLDTRPSDDGGRIVAVAEPSVIRAALVYALMAPPTSYWNIDVRPLSTTTVTGRAGRWNLRFDGAFSQSTRA
- a CDS encoding carboxymuconolactone decarboxylase family protein, whose product is MSGSTTREERFKHGLEVLNRVDGQAGQRVVDALSDINPELGHQVVAWAFGDIYDRPGLAPRDRQLVTLGILTALGGCEAQLDVHVNAALNVGLSPEEIVEALLHSAVYCGMPKALNATFAAKKVFAERGLLPVGQQPTAGDSPA
- a CDS encoding DUF6314 family protein, whose protein sequence is MGEFWPVPDVLAYLAGSWRVKRSVRDLASGDEGRFEGTTMFGHLDGGGLLHRESGTFVWRGVSRPAERTLRFLPGRLRGTVDVRFADGRPFHDLDLTTGRYVADHPCAADLYRGEFTVRDENHWRTVWRVRGPAKDLVLSTDYARVD